In one window of Methanococcoides methylutens DNA:
- a CDS encoding PAS domain-containing protein: MISKKEDYIDIVLDSIISAVVVIDGKDHVIVDINETATKMIGIPKEDLIGKVCHKYICPTEIGHCPVSHPGQLIDQSERILLNYKGESVPILKRVKKVEKDGHMYLIESFIDVSSLKEEKEEILIKKGN; this comes from the coding sequence ATGATAAGTAAGAAAGAAGATTATATTGACATTGTTTTGGATTCTATTATCTCGGCTGTAGTTGTTATTGATGGCAAAGATCATGTTATAGTTGATATTAATGAGACAGCTACTAAGATGATCGGAATTCCAAAGGAAGATCTCATTGGTAAAGTATGTCACAAATATATTTGTCCTACTGAGATCGGACATTGCCCTGTATCTCATCCGGGTCAACTTATAGATCAATCTGAACGCATTCTTCTGAATTATAAGGGCGAATCAGTTCCTATTCTGAAAAGGGTCAAGAAGGTAGAGAAGGATGGTCATATGTACCTGATCGAGAGCTTTATAGACGTTTCAAGCCTTAAAGAAGAAAAAGAGGAAATTTTAATAAAAAAAGGTAATTGA
- a CDS encoding thioredoxin family protein has protein sequence MGLGNFISNLFGKEKATVSSEPIVEEISTNLYEINTRAFDNEVVNSHLPVIVDCFTKTCPPCRKMAPIFEKVAAEYDGKIKFVKINLKNSPGIGKQFKIVGVPTFLFFRSGEMVTNVVGFVEEEKLKEKLETLLE, from the coding sequence ATGGGATTGGGAAACTTTATCAGCAACCTGTTTGGGAAAGAAAAGGCAACTGTAAGCAGCGAACCAATAGTAGAGGAGATCAGTACGAACCTTTACGAAATAAATACACGTGCATTCGATAATGAGGTCGTGAATTCACATTTACCTGTCATAGTGGATTGCTTTACAAAGACCTGCCCGCCATGCAGAAAAATGGCGCCGATCTTTGAAAAGGTAGCAGCAGAATATGACGGAAAGATCAAGTTCGTAAAAATCAATCTCAAGAACTCACCTGGGATCGGAAAGCAGTTCAAGATCGTGGGCGTACCAACCTTTTTGTTCTTCAGGAGTGGGGAAATGGTGACAAACGTAGTTGGATTTGTCGAAGAAGAGAAGCTGAAAGAGAAGCTTGAAACTCTTTTGGAATGA
- a CDS encoding ferredoxin-thioredoxin reductase catalytic domain-containing protein, with translation MSEGKTKKEDVHAWTTKYADKAGYMLNPDEEMRDLVLEGIAKNKDTHGKNYCPCRIVTGDELEDKKIICPCIYHKDEIETDGSCHCDLFFKKDEDNDED, from the coding sequence ATGAGCGAAGGTAAAACTAAAAAAGAAGATGTCCATGCATGGACTACCAAATATGCCGATAAAGCCGGCTATATGCTTAACCCTGATGAAGAGATGAGGGACCTTGTCCTCGAAGGAATAGCAAAGAACAAGGACACTCACGGAAAGAACTACTGCCCCTGCAGGATAGTCACAGGCGATGAACTCGAAGACAAAAAGATAATTTGTCCTTGCATATACCATAAGGATGAGATCGAGACCGATGGTTCCTGTCATTGTGATCTGTTCTTCAAAAAAGATGAAGATAATGATGAAGATTAA
- a CDS encoding (Fe-S)-binding protein, which produces MTNALEIYQLLPKTNCKQCGKATCMAFGAALLSREVTIDDCPPLKEDKFKENYEKLSQMITPSGEASESGMIVHTEKCIGCGNCVVACPVNVAEDPHGAGSGKAPTSENVILRVEDGVVRLSNVNQCRRFGKNKIMCNGCIVTCPTKAIEFV; this is translated from the coding sequence ATGACAAATGCATTGGAGATATATCAGCTTCTCCCAAAAACGAACTGTAAACAATGTGGGAAAGCCACCTGCATGGCTTTTGGAGCTGCCCTTCTTTCAAGAGAAGTTACCATAGATGACTGTCCACCCCTTAAAGAGGACAAGTTCAAGGAAAACTATGAGAAGCTCTCACAAATGATCACACCCTCAGGCGAAGCCTCTGAATCCGGGATGATCGTCCATACGGAAAAATGTATTGGATGCGGTAACTGTGTGGTCGCCTGCCCTGTAAACGTCGCAGAAGACCCTCATGGTGCAGGTTCAGGAAAAGCCCCTACCAGTGAAAATGTCATCCTGCGAGTTGAGGATGGTGTTGTACGTCTCTCCAATGTTAACCAGTGCCGCCGTTTTGGAAAGAACAAGATAATGTGCAACGGCTGCATAGTGACATGTCCGACAAAAGCAATAGAGTTCGTCTGA
- a CDS encoding formylmethanofuran dehydrogenase subunit B, protein MEQEYYVCTGCALLCDDIEIEITDKKLSKINNACLKGVARLKECAEPAECKVDGSNVNIDDAIKEAASILKNASNPLIFGMGNSTTSAQKKAIELAKTTNAYIDDTSSFCQGPVIEAILGDRIKTCTLDEVKDYSDVIVYWGADPSNSHPRHLSKYTYFPRGKERQRGWEEDRTAICIDVRKSDTAIICGDKFYQIPPQADEELIDALVAALSGKVPKVSFGMGPKKILELANMLKKAKFGTICVGLGLIYSIPDVEPLVRLMNKLNEVSNFHLIPMVGQYNMRGFDHNLHEETGYINRARFQESDVEHGPQCSIVELLRTKSVDAALIIGSDPMSSLPGTIAKELLDIPVITIDPCVTMTSRKAKVAIASVTSGSECGGTAIRMDGVEVEFKPMIPTDDLSDEEILSRIMEAL, encoded by the coding sequence GTGGAACAGGAATATTACGTTTGTACAGGTTGTGCACTTCTTTGCGATGATATCGAAATAGAAATAACTGATAAAAAACTCTCAAAAATTAACAATGCCTGCTTAAAGGGTGTAGCCCGCCTAAAAGAGTGCGCTGAGCCTGCAGAGTGCAAAGTTGATGGAAGCAATGTCAACATCGATGATGCGATAAAGGAAGCAGCAAGTATACTTAAAAATGCCAGCAATCCCCTGATTTTCGGCATGGGAAACTCTACCACCAGTGCCCAGAAAAAAGCTATAGAGCTGGCAAAAACGACAAATGCATATATTGATGATACATCCTCATTCTGTCAGGGACCCGTTATTGAAGCGATCCTTGGAGACAGGATCAAAACATGCACACTGGATGAAGTGAAAGATTATTCTGACGTGATTGTCTATTGGGGTGCAGACCCTTCAAACTCACATCCACGTCATCTCTCAAAATACACATACTTCCCTCGCGGAAAAGAAAGGCAGCGTGGCTGGGAAGAAGACAGGACCGCTATCTGTATCGATGTGAGAAAATCTGATACCGCCATCATATGCGGGGACAAGTTCTACCAGATACCACCACAGGCAGATGAGGAACTGATCGATGCACTTGTCGCTGCATTGTCAGGAAAGGTCCCGAAGGTCTCCTTTGGAATGGGACCAAAGAAGATACTGGAACTTGCCAACATGTTAAAGAAAGCAAAGTTCGGTACCATATGTGTCGGTCTTGGACTGATATATTCCATTCCTGATGTTGAACCTCTTGTCAGATTGATGAACAAGCTCAACGAGGTCTCTAATTTCCACCTGATACCAATGGTGGGACAGTACAACATGCGTGGATTTGATCATAACCTGCATGAAGAAACGGGATACATCAATCGTGCAAGATTCCAGGAAAGTGATGTCGAGCATGGTCCGCAATGCTCAATTGTTGAACTATTGAGAACAAAGAGTGTGGACGCAGCCCTTATAATAGGATCTGATCCAATGTCAAGCCTGCCGGGAACTATTGCTAAAGAACTTCTTGACATCCCTGTGATAACCATCGATCCCTGTGTGACAATGACGTCCAGAAAAGCGAAGGTAGCAATAGCTTCTGTTACCAGTGGTTCTGAATGTGGTGGCACTGCCATAAGAATGGACGGTGTTGAGGTCGAGTTCAAGCCGATGATACCCACTGACGATCTGAGCGATGAAGAGATACTTAGCCGCATCATGGAGGCATTATAA
- a CDS encoding molybdopterin dinucleotide binding domain-containing protein, whose product MGFGQFLAAPEYDIKIITYRDIFQNTALESSRSGEEYLNRSAVIKIDANDMKKMGFKENGHAILKNTLARIVVSVQLSEYEEAHEGIAYMTNSPWSNALVSADDGTGVPKFKMITATISDAKDEKITTYDM is encoded by the coding sequence ATGGGATTTGGACAATTTCTTGCAGCTCCTGAATATGACATTAAGATCATAACATACCGGGACATATTCCAGAACACTGCTCTTGAGTCCTCAAGGAGCGGAGAGGAATACCTCAACCGTTCAGCAGTCATAAAGATAGACGCAAATGACATGAAAAAGATGGGATTCAAGGAGAACGGTCATGCTATCCTGAAGAACACACTTGCAAGGATCGTGGTTTCTGTTCAGCTATCCGAATATGAGGAGGCACATGAAGGCATTGCCTACATGACAAACAGCCCTTGGTCAAATGCACTTGTATCCGCTGACGATGGTACAGGAGTACCAAAGTTCAAGATGATAACTGCAACGATCTCTGATGCAAAGGACGAGAAAATAACAACTTATGATATGTGA
- a CDS encoding methanogenesis marker 8 protein, with amino-acid sequence MVHIMEILGKTRVVVEDGKVVEVGEPQLQWCPLFEKARGIKKITCEAVKENMEFRIRDFGLFTEDRKLEMDVFVGFGASEVMMTGLNRDMLDTTITVCDGAGTVITNNPTLVQGMGARISGLVETEPIDKVINGIEDRGGIVLDPSSASIDPVGGVLKASNLGFKRIAVTVVDPSTARTLREIEKENDLELMIIGAHTTGLSREDALEIIKYLDIITSCASKNIRDTIKPLVQVGTAVPLFGLTQKGKELLLERAKEVESPILVNTMPLPMLPEKKQPKNLV; translated from the coding sequence ATGGTACACATTATGGAGATCCTTGGAAAGACAAGGGTTGTCGTCGAGGATGGAAAGGTTGTCGAAGTTGGCGAGCCACAGCTCCAATGGTGTCCTCTTTTTGAAAAGGCAAGAGGTATCAAAAAGATCACCTGTGAGGCTGTAAAGGAGAACATGGAGTTTCGCATAAGGGACTTTGGTCTTTTTACTGAGGACCGTAAACTTGAGATGGATGTCTTTGTGGGTTTTGGTGCTTCAGAAGTTATGATGACCGGACTGAACCGTGACATGCTGGACACCACGATAACCGTTTGTGATGGTGCAGGTACTGTAATTACCAATAATCCAACCCTTGTTCAGGGAATGGGTGCAAGGATATCAGGTCTTGTGGAGACCGAACCTATTGATAAGGTCATCAACGGTATCGAGGACAGGGGAGGCATCGTGCTCGATCCTTCAAGTGCAAGTATTGATCCTGTCGGTGGTGTTTTGAAAGCAAGTAACCTCGGCTTCAAAAGGATCGCAGTGACTGTGGTCGACCCTTCTACTGCAAGGACCCTTCGTGAGATCGAGAAAGAGAATGACCTTGAACTTATGATAATCGGTGCACATACAACAGGTCTTAGCAGGGAAGATGCTCTCGAGATAATCAAATATCTTGATATCATAACTTCATGTGCTTCAAAGAACATAAGGGATACAATAAAGCCTCTGGTACAGGTAGGAACTGCTGTGCCTTTATTTGGACTCACTCAAAAAGGAAAGGAGCTGTTGCTTGAACGTGCCAAGGAAGTAGAAAGTCCGATCCTTGTAAACACAATGCCACTGCCAATGCTTCCTGAAAAGAAGCAGCCGAAAAATCTTGTCTGA
- a CDS encoding phenylacetate--CoA ligase family protein, translating to MKYWQPKFETMEHNELRELQLKRLKKTAAAVYDNVPFYREKFDALGITPDDVKSLDDIKKLPTTRKTDLRDNYPFGLFAVPKKDIVRIHASSGTSGKPTVVGYTANDINTWADMMARNFTMVGLDATDTFQNAVNYGLFTGGLGFHYGIERLGAMAVPSGTGNTVRQIEMMEDFGVTAIHCTPSYGLYLAETVREMGVIDKLSLRVGCFGAEPWSSSTRKELESAFNIKAYDSYGLSEMMGPGIGFECPEQDGLHIWSDHYIVEILDKNGEEVAEGEKGEIVLTSLTKEALPVIRYRTGDIARRLKSECACGRTTDRISRILGRADDMLIVRGINVFPSQIEDVLVRIEKITDQFEIYLDRNKKKLDEITVRVELDEDAFTGEIGDLATVKRVVEGELKSVLNIRANVDLVEKGTIPRSTGKAKRVFDRREAI from the coding sequence ATGAAATACTGGCAGCCAAAATTTGAAACAATGGAGCACAATGAACTTCGGGAACTGCAACTTAAACGTTTAAAGAAAACGGCTGCTGCAGTCTATGATAATGTTCCTTTCTACAGGGAGAAGTTCGATGCTTTGGGCATAACTCCTGATGATGTCAAGTCCTTGGATGACATTAAAAAACTGCCAACTACCCGAAAAACAGACCTTCGTGACAACTATCCTTTTGGTCTTTTTGCTGTTCCTAAGAAGGACATTGTTCGTATCCATGCTTCTTCCGGTACAAGCGGTAAACCTACTGTGGTCGGTTATACTGCCAATGACATCAACACCTGGGCAGATATGATGGCACGTAATTTCACAATGGTAGGACTTGATGCTACTGATACTTTCCAGAATGCTGTTAATTATGGTCTTTTCACTGGTGGCCTTGGTTTCCACTATGGTATTGAGAGACTGGGCGCCATGGCAGTTCCAAGCGGAACAGGAAATACCGTCCGCCAGATCGAAATGATGGAGGACTTTGGTGTTACTGCTATTCACTGTACTCCTTCTTATGGCCTTTACCTTGCAGAGACCGTCAGGGAAATGGGTGTCATTGATAAATTATCATTGCGTGTAGGATGCTTCGGTGCAGAACCGTGGTCTTCCAGCACAAGAAAAGAACTTGAATCTGCTTTTAACATTAAGGCATACGACTCCTACGGTCTTTCTGAAATGATGGGTCCCGGCATTGGATTTGAATGTCCGGAGCAGGATGGTCTTCACATCTGGAGCGACCACTATATTGTAGAGATCCTTGATAAAAATGGAGAGGAGGTTGCAGAAGGCGAGAAAGGAGAGATCGTACTCACCTCCCTTACAAAGGAAGCACTACCTGTTATCAGGTATCGTACCGGAGATATTGCCAGGCGCCTGAAAAGTGAGTGTGCCTGTGGACGTACCACTGATCGTATCTCAAGGATCCTTGGAAGAGCAGATGATATGCTCATTGTAAGGGGCATCAATGTGTTCCCATCCCAGATCGAGGATGTACTTGTCAGGATCGAGAAGATCACTGACCAGTTCGAGATATATCTTGACAGGAACAAGAAAAAGCTGGACGAGATCACTGTAAGAGTCGAACTTGATGAAGATGCTTTCACCGGTGAGATCGGGGACCTTGCAACAGTAAAAAGGGTTGTTGAAGGCGAACTCAAGAGCGTCCTGAACATCAGGGCAAACGTTGATCTTGTAGAAAAGGGCACTATTCCCAGAAGCACAGGTAAGGCCAAGAGGGTCTTTGACAGAAGGGAAGCTATCTAA
- a CDS encoding UbiA family prenyltransferase, with amino-acid sequence MNEVGNITRNDRIYRETLVIIKELWNDFIYGGHLFAFGAICVAFMCSILFAIPITWDFLVIIYLTFYIIYLYDYFNGTEDDEKTNSTRANYFRKNDSKTITYILYGSIISIASIYVLYSDIPNMLIGFAILILGLTYQAYFKGLTKKITAFKNIFVSLVWAILVYVMFIYYSYPITSEAMIISAFVFLRMTGIQILFDIRDIEGDQKKGLRTFPAIYGYRKGLMTLIAINFITVILLIYEAYIGALPYAALMIVPVIFYAQNYLDKVDKSRKDHKSYLFAAGEPFIWFILIFSGSMFFRIVPYIPDIPNIL; translated from the coding sequence ATGAACGAAGTAGGTAATATAACAAGAAATGACAGAATATATAGAGAAACTTTAGTTATTATAAAAGAACTATGGAATGATTTCATATATGGAGGACATCTTTTTGCATTCGGTGCAATTTGTGTTGCATTCATGTGCTCGATCCTTTTCGCGATCCCCATAACATGGGATTTCCTGGTCATAATCTACCTTACATTTTACATAATCTACCTGTACGATTATTTCAATGGAACAGAAGATGACGAGAAAACAAATTCAACGCGTGCAAACTATTTCCGAAAAAATGATTCAAAGACGATAACCTACATATTATACGGGTCCATCATATCCATCGCTTCCATCTATGTGCTCTATAGTGACATACCGAACATGCTGATAGGATTTGCTATCCTGATCCTCGGATTGACATATCAGGCATATTTTAAAGGTCTGACAAAAAAAATAACAGCATTTAAGAATATTTTTGTATCACTGGTATGGGCCATACTTGTCTATGTCATGTTCATTTACTACTCATATCCAATAACATCAGAAGCAATGATCATCTCTGCTTTTGTCTTCCTGAGAATGACAGGGATACAGATCCTTTTTGACATAAGGGACATCGAAGGTGACCAGAAGAAAGGCCTTCGCACATTCCCTGCCATCTACGGATACAGAAAAGGTCTTATGACCCTGATCGCCATCAACTTCATAACGGTCATACTGCTTATTTACGAAGCATACATAGGCGCTCTTCCATACGCTGCACTAATGATCGTACCGGTAATTTTCTACGCCCAGAACTATCTGGACAAGGTCGACAAGTCAAGAAAAGACCATAAGAGCTACCTCTTTGCAGCCGGAGAACCGTTCATCTGGTTCATTCTGATATTTTCAGGTTCAATGTTCTTCCGCATCGTTCCATACATACCAGATATCCCGAACATCCTGTGA
- a CDS encoding ABC transporter permease, with product MFELSIAMRHINSRRRHTLFSLLAVALAVATIVVLMSMVSGVQEELIEITIENAPHIVVSPQSDAEEDLHLYNYLMDVIIQKEGVVAVSPYLSGQAALKYRDNAEGVLLKGIEPHAEERVMRVGDDIVSGSFVDLSLTGHGIVLGDELADNLEVRVGDNVEAVYPGSPTRSFKVVGIVDTGTASDESLAYARLGTLQDLFRKNGVVTSIGVRVTDPYQAEGIAALIESETGTDAVSWTEANKDILELLNTQKVFVWVFYALIYVIAGFGIANTLITVVMDKKKEIGMLKAMGVSRKSITSIFLLESAFLGASGVVVGCIIGYIASVAIGAYELELPSEVYLGLTTMPMKIEAINFVYAAGFAFILNLIAGVYPARRASKLDPVEAIENE from the coding sequence GTGTTCGAGTTAAGCATAGCAATGCGTCATATCAACTCACGCCGGCGGCATACTCTGTTCTCTCTTCTTGCCGTTGCACTGGCAGTTGCTACCATAGTTGTCCTCATGTCAATGGTCTCAGGGGTTCAGGAGGAACTTATCGAGATCACTATTGAGAATGCTCCGCATATTGTTGTCAGCCCACAGTCGGATGCTGAAGAGGATCTCCATTTGTACAATTACCTGATGGATGTCATCATACAGAAAGAAGGGGTTGTTGCAGTATCTCCTTATCTTTCAGGCCAGGCGGCTTTGAAATATAGGGACAATGCAGAAGGCGTATTGCTCAAAGGTATAGAACCGCATGCTGAAGAGAGAGTAATGCGGGTAGGTGACGACATTGTCTCAGGTAGTTTTGTGGACCTTTCCCTTACAGGACATGGTATTGTCCTTGGCGATGAACTTGCAGACAATCTCGAAGTGCGTGTTGGGGACAACGTTGAGGCTGTTTATCCGGGTTCACCTACGAGATCCTTCAAGGTAGTTGGTATTGTAGACACCGGAACTGCCAGTGACGAAAGTCTCGCATATGCAAGGCTTGGGACCCTGCAGGACCTCTTCCGAAAGAACGGGGTTGTGACGTCCATCGGTGTCAGAGTGACTGATCCTTACCAGGCAGAAGGTATAGCGGCTCTTATTGAGAGTGAGACCGGTACTGATGCGGTTAGCTGGACCGAGGCCAACAAGGATATCCTCGAGCTGCTCAACACTCAGAAAGTGTTCGTGTGGGTATTCTATGCTCTAATCTATGTGATCGCAGGTTTTGGTATTGCTAATACACTGATAACAGTAGTTATGGACAAGAAAAAAGAGATCGGTATGCTTAAGGCAATGGGAGTTTCCAGAAAGAGCATCACGTCGATCTTCCTTTTAGAGTCAGCTTTCCTTGGAGCATCCGGTGTGGTAGTGGGCTGTATAATTGGATACATAGCATCAGTGGCTATCGGGGCTTACGAGCTTGAGCTTCCAAGTGAGGTGTATCTTGGCCTGACTACAATGCCAATGAAAATAGAGGCCATTAATTTTGTTTATGCTGCAGGCTTTGCTTTTATCCTGAATCTCATTGCAGGAGTTTATCCTGCAAGACGTGCTTCAAAACTTGATCCTGTAGAAGCAATTGAGAATGAGTGA
- a CDS encoding exonuclease/endonuclease/phosphatase family protein: MLQKTILILFLAIFLVSSGCTDSTEELAGSVDEIATAAAEVSGAIEEIESELSELDKVNQPVVSVPSDIDDMDNVDDTTTTPELEGSASDAKDLRIGAFNIQVFGVTKASKPDVMLVLADIVRTYDVIAIQEIRDSSQTALPELVDLVNSDGSQYDYVVSERLGRTSSKEQYAYIYDTTTVAVTGTPETYPEPEGTDPFHRQPYISSFSAIEGDYDAVLMVIHTDPDEATEEINALDDVLEYAQQSYTDEGDFVIMGDFNADGNYFDEDSSSDLDGYFWLIDNSLDTTTKSTDYTYDRIVLTDASDLSGENGVFRYDLEYGLSEEMTVAVSDHYPVYMEISCYGDSDL; this comes from the coding sequence ATGTTACAAAAAACAATCCTTATCTTATTTTTAGCAATATTCCTGGTATCTTCCGGCTGTACGGATTCCACTGAAGAACTTGCAGGGTCTGTGGATGAGATCGCTACGGCTGCAGCAGAGGTGTCAGGTGCAATAGAAGAGATAGAATCCGAGTTGAGTGAATTGGACAAGGTCAACCAACCTGTGGTAAGTGTTCCATCTGATATCGATGATATGGATAATGTGGATGATACTACAACAACACCTGAACTTGAAGGTTCAGCATCCGATGCGAAAGATCTTCGGATAGGGGCTTTCAACATACAGGTGTTCGGTGTGACAAAGGCATCAAAACCTGATGTCATGCTGGTGCTTGCAGACATCGTCCGCACCTATGATGTCATAGCTATCCAGGAGATCCGCGATTCCTCGCAGACCGCACTTCCTGAACTTGTGGACCTTGTGAACAGTGACGGCTCACAATATGATTATGTTGTAAGTGAGCGGCTTGGGAGGACTTCCAGCAAGGAGCAGTATGCCTATATCTATGACACCACCACAGTTGCCGTAACGGGCACACCTGAAACATATCCTGAACCTGAAGGTACCGATCCGTTCCACAGGCAGCCATATATCAGCTCTTTCAGTGCAATAGAAGGTGATTATGATGCAGTCCTTATGGTGATCCACACCGACCCGGACGAGGCTACCGAAGAGATCAACGCTCTTGATGATGTGCTTGAATATGCACAACAGTCCTATACTGATGAAGGGGACTTTGTCATCATGGGTGACTTCAACGCTGACGGTAATTACTTTGATGAGGACTCATCCAGTGATCTTGATGGGTATTTCTGGCTGATCGATAATAGTCTTGATACTACCACAAAGAGCACTGACTATACCTATGACAGGATAGTGCTGACCGATGCTTCCGACCTTAGCGGTGAAAATGGTGTGTTCAGATATGATCTTGAATACGGTCTTTCCGAAGAGATGACAGTGGCTGTATCGGATCACTATCCGGTCTATATGGAGATCAGTTGCTACGGTGACAGCGATCTTTAA
- a CDS encoding SulP family inorganic anion transporter, which translates to MSDLKAGFITAVVALPLAIAFALASGVEPVMGLYTAIIAGALVSSFGGSRYSISGPTGAMTVIILSTVNTHGVEGLLLAGCLAGIFQILFGIMNLGKVVKYIPLPVISGFTSGIGVIILIGQLSNSFGLVLPAREHVWETVYDVFVALGMANTTAILIFSGTIALMLLLPRILSGSRYLNNVPASIVTLMISVVLTYYFHLEVPIVGDIPGNIPQFHMLNFDLELIYAVLPAAFTIALLGTIESLLCAVVCDAMTTTKHNSKKELIGQGIANVVLPFFAGIPATAAIARSAVNIREGARTRMSGVIHSLILFAILIFFGPIARYIPKAYLAGILILVSIKMINIEEIRTTMRISKMDTFVLLSTFALTVLTDLVFAIQAGMFLSIILLFIRLTNMIDIHTMENYDPSEGINATILSDPYLHDNVAVYTINGPFFFGAMNVFEHKVDEQINMRKKYVVIRMRYVPFIDTTGIERLKSFILNRNKLGDHVYLTSVQPEVMAAINSDTALSEMVKEKDVLIFQRTQEALSYLSSSGEGGK; encoded by the coding sequence TTGAGTGACCTTAAAGCAGGTTTCATCACTGCGGTCGTAGCGCTTCCTCTTGCAATTGCATTCGCTCTGGCATCCGGGGTAGAACCTGTAATGGGACTTTATACTGCAATAATTGCAGGTGCTCTTGTCTCCTCTTTTGGCGGTTCACGTTATTCCATATCAGGGCCTACAGGGGCCATGACCGTTATCATTCTCTCAACGGTCAATACTCATGGTGTGGAAGGTTTGTTGCTTGCAGGATGCTTAGCGGGTATCTTCCAGATACTGTTCGGTATAATGAACCTGGGTAAAGTGGTGAAGTATATCCCATTGCCCGTGATCTCCGGTTTTACAAGTGGTATCGGTGTGATCATATTGATCGGCCAGCTTTCCAATTCCTTTGGACTTGTACTTCCTGCACGTGAGCATGTCTGGGAAACTGTGTATGATGTATTTGTAGCTCTTGGAATGGCGAACACCACAGCTATCCTCATCTTTAGCGGTACCATTGCACTGATGCTATTGCTTCCAAGGATACTATCCGGGTCAAGATACCTGAACAATGTTCCAGCATCCATTGTGACGCTAATGATCTCTGTGGTTCTTACGTATTACTTTCATCTTGAGGTTCCAATAGTAGGCGACATTCCGGGGAATATCCCGCAGTTTCACATGCTGAACTTCGATCTTGAGCTCATATATGCTGTTCTTCCGGCTGCCTTTACGATAGCTCTGCTGGGAACCATAGAATCGCTTCTATGCGCTGTGGTCTGCGATGCAATGACAACTACAAAACATAACAGTAAAAAAGAGCTTATTGGTCAGGGTATTGCGAATGTGGTTCTTCCTTTCTTTGCAGGTATTCCTGCAACGGCAGCAATTGCAAGAAGTGCAGTAAATATCAGGGAAGGCGCCAGGACACGTATGTCAGGAGTAATACACTCTCTGATATTGTTTGCTATTCTCATATTCTTCGGACCGATTGCAAGGTACATACCAAAGGCCTATCTTGCAGGTATCCTGATACTGGTTTCTATAAAAATGATCAACATTGAAGAGATCAGGACCACTATGAGGATTAGCAAGATGGACACCTTCGTCCTGCTTTCGACCTTTGCACTGACCGTGCTGACAGATCTTGTATTTGCCATTCAGGCAGGCATGTTCCTTTCAATAATACTGCTGTTCATAAGGCTGACAAATATGATCGATATTCATACAATGGAAAACTATGACCCATCAGAAGGTATCAATGCTACGATACTTTCCGACCCATATCTCCATGATAATGTAGCTGTCTACACGATCAATGGTCCGTTCTTCTTTGGAGCGATGAACGTATTCGAGCACAAGGTCGATGAACAGATCAATATGAGAAAGAAGTATGTCGTGATCAGGATGCGGTATGTTCCTTTTATCGATACCACGGGTATAGAAAGGCTGAAAAGCTTTATTCTAAACCGTAATAAGTTGGGGGATCATGTCTATCTCACAAGCGTTCAGCCGGAAGTAATGGCTGCTATCAACTCTGATACGGCTCTTAGTGAAATGGTAAAGGAAAAAGATGTGCTTATATTCCAGAGGACGCAGGAAGCTCTTTCTTATCTGAGTTCCTCCGGGGAAGGTGGAAAATAA